Proteins from one Niallia circulans genomic window:
- a CDS encoding FUSC family protein, whose product MTLGARILKTGIAIVLALFLAQTLQVPTPVFAGISAIFAIQPTIYRSYLSIIEQIQGNIIGAIIAVVFVLSFGNNIFIIGLAAVIVITINLKLKLEKTIILSTVTLIAIMETTTDDFIIFAIIRFSTIMLGIISAFIVNLVFLPPKYENKLYNSISDISEEITKWIRLNIRHASEHSLLKNDIDKISDRIIKIDQLYLMYKEERNYFKRNTPLKARKLVIYRQMINTLKRSFHTLKKLHRFENELKTLPENFQNIIQQQLDCLIHHHEHVMLKFIGKVKPNVTFEEGNITLDRKELFYQLINHYRETVDERVCEQNEELVQYHAMQIISAIIEYDENVEHLDTLITTIQVHHNHEPEVKMEE is encoded by the coding sequence ATGACACTTGGAGCGCGCATTCTTAAAACAGGAATCGCCATCGTTTTAGCATTATTTCTTGCACAAACACTGCAAGTACCAACTCCTGTATTCGCGGGGATTTCAGCAATATTTGCGATACAGCCTACTATCTATCGATCTTACTTATCTATAATAGAACAAATTCAAGGTAATATAATCGGCGCGATAATCGCAGTTGTCTTCGTACTTAGCTTTGGCAACAACATCTTTATTATTGGTCTAGCAGCCGTTATCGTAATTACAATTAACTTAAAGCTTAAACTGGAAAAGACGATCATCTTGTCGACAGTAACGTTGATCGCTATTATGGAAACAACAACAGATGACTTTATCATCTTTGCGATAATACGGTTTTCTACTATTATGCTTGGGATTATTTCAGCATTTATCGTTAATCTCGTATTTTTGCCTCCTAAATATGAAAACAAGCTGTACAACAGCATTTCTGATATTAGTGAAGAAATTACAAAGTGGATTCGCCTCAATATTAGGCATGCATCCGAACATAGTCTATTGAAAAATGATATCGACAAGATTTCTGACCGGATAATTAAAATAGATCAGCTTTATTTAATGTATAAAGAAGAAAGAAACTATTTTAAGAGGAACACCCCTCTTAAAGCAAGAAAGCTTGTTATCTACAGGCAGATGATAAACACATTGAAAAGATCCTTTCATACTTTGAAAAAGCTGCACCGTTTTGAGAATGAGCTTAAAACACTGCCAGAGAATTTTCAAAACATTATCCAGCAGCAGCTCGATTGTCTAATCCATCATCATGAGCATGTTATGTTGAAGTTCATCGGAAAGGTAAAGCCAAATGTAACCTTTGAAGAGGGTAATATCACTTTAGATAGAAAAGAATTGTTCTATCAGCTTATTAACCATTACCGGGAAACAGTAGATGAGCGGGTATGTGAGCAAAACGAGGAGCTTGTACAGTATCATGCGATGCAAATCATTTCTGCCATCATTGAATATGATGAGAATGTGGAGCATTTAGATACGCTGATTACTACAATTCAAGTCCATCATAATC